From one Pieris brassicae chromosome 5, ilPieBrab1.1, whole genome shotgun sequence genomic stretch:
- the LOC123709731 gene encoding methyltransferase-like protein: protein MDDTDKRPQFGNRLLENVDEVFKHNAWDNVQWDAEQEKAAQEKVGQNSLVTFSEDILKDLNENADKHWDNFYDIHQNRFFKDRHWLFTEFPELAPDYTSAPCRVYPNGGTNEKNKTEVHGISTETKRYIFELGCGVGNTIFPILQYSQDPNLFIYGCDFSSKAISIMKENELYDTKRCEVFVLDATKAEWEVPFKENSIDIIVLIFVLSAIDPTKMTNVVKNIYKFLKPGGLVVFRDYGKYDLAQLRFKKGRCISDNFYARGDKTMVYFFTQMEIAELFKNFGFLEEQNLIDRRLQVNRGKKLTMYRVWIQAKYRKPL from the exons ATGGATGATACAGACAAAAGGCCGCAATTCGGCAATCGACTTTTAGAAAATGTGGATGAAGTGTTTAAACACAACGCTTG GGACAATGTCCAATGGGATGCAGAGCAAGAAAAAGCAGCACAAGAGAAAGTTGGACAAAATTCCCTTGTAACATTTTCAGaagatatattaaaagatttgaATGAGAATGCAGATAAGCACTGGGATAACTTTTATGATATACATCAAAATAG attttttaaGGACAGACATTGGCTTTTCACAGAGTTTCCTGAATTAGCACCAGACTATACATCAGCTCCTTGTAGAGTTTACCCTAATGGTGGTACtaatgagaaaaataaaacagaagtACATGGAATTTCTACTGAGACTAAACGATACATCTTTGAACTAGGCTGTGGTGTTGGAAATACAATATTTCCTATTCTACAATACAGTCAAGATccaaacttatttatatatgggtGTGATTTTTCATCTAAAGCAATTAGTATTATGAAAGAGAATGAATTATATGATACAAAAAGATGTGAAGTTTTTGTACTAGATGCGACAAAAGCTGAATGGGAAGTcccatttaaagaaaattcaatagatataattgtattaatatttgtactgTCTGCGATTGATCCTACAAA gATGACCAATGttgttaagaatatttataaattcctAAAACCTGGTGGTTTAGTGGTATTCAGAGATTATGGTAAATATGATCTGGCCCAGTTACGCTTCAAAAAAGGAAGGTGCATTTCAGATAATTTTTATGCTAGAGGGGATAAAACCATGGTATATTTCTTTACTCAGATGGAAATCGCTGAATTGTTCAAAAATTTTGGATTTTTGGAAGAACAGAATCTAATAGATAGAAGACTTCAAGTGAATAGAGGTAAAAAGTTAACAATGTATAGAGTTTGGATACAAGCAAAATATAGAAAACcattgtag
- the LOC123710348 gene encoding cytochrome P450 CYP12A2-like isoform X1: MMFLRKIIELVPRPYLVNRCVFPNITRSKHTHHLKNVQPESVKPFDAIPGLTPLPVLGPIQHFISMIGFLGPEKTFYDLCKVFYEKYGSIVKLSIFARADMVILYEPEDFDQIFRAEDICPSRPGFQTLIYYRTELKKTTFDGVYGLTTAEGAQWRDFRTKVNPIFLKPKLVKLYTPALSEIADEMLLKFKKQLDNEENINKNFEEELTKWSLESVAYVGLGCRIGCLKDDLKEDDPAKILITCANDFLKYTWALEFRPSLWKYFSTPTFKKAMRTFDRQWETSEFFIKGAKRQISERSHDIPEEDKSIIEKLLAVDEKVAVMMASEMLLAGIDTVAFSVTSVLYNLAMNPEVQDKLREEIHSEKASKRYLKACIKEALRIYPVVSTNLRRTTKDHIVRGYHIPAGIDILSPNEFLSKMEKYYPEPTQFIPERWIVEKSNPLYHGNSHPMVTQPFGFGVRSCIGRRIAELEIEILIQKLIGELKVTWTGPPIETETKVLNAFKKPYHFKFEQL, translated from the exons ATGATGTTTTTACGTAAAATTATAGAACTTGTACCACGACCGTATTTGGTCAACCGATGTGTATTTCCTAATATAACGCGTAG caaGCATACTcaccatttaaaaaatgtgcaGCCGGAATCTGTAAAGCCGTTTGATGCCATCCCAGGTTTAACTCCTTTGCCAGTTTTAGGACCTATACAACACTTTATATCCATGATAG GGTTCCTTGGACctgaaaaaacattttacgaTTTATGTAAAGTTTTTTACGAAAAGTATGGTTCGATAGTAAAGCTAAGTATTTTTGCGAGAGCGGATATGGTTATTTTGTACGAGCCCGAAGATTTTGACCAG ATTTTCCGGGCAGAAGATATCTGTCCATCGCGTCCTGGCTTTCAGACATTGATTTATTACAGGACAGAACTCAAAAAAACGACTTTTGATGGTGTTTATGGTTTAACGACTGC tgAAGGAGCTCAATGGCGCGATTTTAGAACTAAAGTAAAcccaatatttttaaaaccgaAGCTTGTAAAACTTTATACACCTGCGCTAAGTGAAATAGCAgatgaaatgttattaaa GTTCAAAAAACAGTTGGACAacgaagaaaatataaataaaaattttgagGAAGAACTGACAAAATGGTCTTTAGAATCTGTGGCTTATGTCGGCTTAGGTTGCAGGATAGGTTGTTTGAAGGACGATCTAAAGGAGGATGATCCAGCGAAAATTCTAATAACATGCGCAAACGATTTTCTGAAGTACACATGGGCTTTGGAGTTCAGGCCAAGTCTGTGGAAATACTTTTCTACGCCTACTTTTAAGAAGGCTATGAGAACTTTTGATCGACAGTGGGA AACAAGCGAATTTTTCATCAAGGGGGCTAAACGACAAATTAGTGAACGTAGTCACGATATACCGGAAGAAGACAAAAGTATTATAGAAAAGTTACTGGCAGTGGATGAGAAAGTGGCCGTAATGATGGCCAGTGAAATGTTACTAGCGGGGATAGATACT GTGGCATTTTCTGTGACGTCAGTATTATACAATTTGGCTATGAACCCAGAAGTACAAGATAAGTTACGCGAAGAAATACATTCAGAGAAGGCCAGTAAACGATACTTGAAGGCTTGTATTAAAGAAGCATTAAGAATATATCCAGTTGTATCGACCAACCTGAGACGAACAACTAAAGACCATATCGTGAGAGGATACCATATTCCTGCAGGG ATTGACATACTGTCGCCTAACGAATTCTTAAGTAAAATGGAAAAATACTATCCAGAACCCACACAATTTATTCCAGAAAGGTGGATTGTGGAAAAATCAAATCCATTATACCATGGTAACAGTCATCCAATGGTAACCCAACCCTTTGGGTTTGGAGTAAGATCCTGTATTGGTAGACGTATTGCCGAACTGGAAATTGAAATTTTGATACAAAAACTGATTGGTGAACTTAAAGTAACTTGGACAGGACCTCCCATTGAAACTGAAACTAAAGTATTGAATGCATTTAAGAAACCATATCATTTTAAGTTTGAACAACTTTAA
- the LOC123710348 gene encoding cytochrome P450 CYP12A2-like isoform X2: MMFLRKIIELVPRPYLVNRCVFPNITRSKHTHHLKNVQPESVKPFDAIPGLTPLPVLGPIQHFISMIGFLGPEKTFYDLCKVFYEKYGSIVKLSIFARADMVILYEPEDFDQVTISEGAQWRDFRTKVNPIFLKPKLVKLYTPALSEIADEMLLKFKKQLDNEENINKNFEEELTKWSLESVAYVGLGCRIGCLKDDLKEDDPAKILITCANDFLKYTWALEFRPSLWKYFSTPTFKKAMRTFDRQWETSEFFIKGAKRQISERSHDIPEEDKSIIEKLLAVDEKVAVMMASEMLLAGIDTVAFSVTSVLYNLAMNPEVQDKLREEIHSEKASKRYLKACIKEALRIYPVVSTNLRRTTKDHIVRGYHIPAGIDILSPNEFLSKMEKYYPEPTQFIPERWIVEKSNPLYHGNSHPMVTQPFGFGVRSCIGRRIAELEIEILIQKLIGELKVTWTGPPIETETKVLNAFKKPYHFKFEQL; encoded by the exons ATGATGTTTTTACGTAAAATTATAGAACTTGTACCACGACCGTATTTGGTCAACCGATGTGTATTTCCTAATATAACGCGTAG caaGCATACTcaccatttaaaaaatgtgcaGCCGGAATCTGTAAAGCCGTTTGATGCCATCCCAGGTTTAACTCCTTTGCCAGTTTTAGGACCTATACAACACTTTATATCCATGATAG GGTTCCTTGGACctgaaaaaacattttacgaTTTATGTAAAGTTTTTTACGAAAAGTATGGTTCGATAGTAAAGCTAAGTATTTTTGCGAGAGCGGATATGGTTATTTTGTACGAGCCCGAAGATTTTGACCAGGTAACGATaag tgAAGGAGCTCAATGGCGCGATTTTAGAACTAAAGTAAAcccaatatttttaaaaccgaAGCTTGTAAAACTTTATACACCTGCGCTAAGTGAAATAGCAgatgaaatgttattaaa GTTCAAAAAACAGTTGGACAacgaagaaaatataaataaaaattttgagGAAGAACTGACAAAATGGTCTTTAGAATCTGTGGCTTATGTCGGCTTAGGTTGCAGGATAGGTTGTTTGAAGGACGATCTAAAGGAGGATGATCCAGCGAAAATTCTAATAACATGCGCAAACGATTTTCTGAAGTACACATGGGCTTTGGAGTTCAGGCCAAGTCTGTGGAAATACTTTTCTACGCCTACTTTTAAGAAGGCTATGAGAACTTTTGATCGACAGTGGGA AACAAGCGAATTTTTCATCAAGGGGGCTAAACGACAAATTAGTGAACGTAGTCACGATATACCGGAAGAAGACAAAAGTATTATAGAAAAGTTACTGGCAGTGGATGAGAAAGTGGCCGTAATGATGGCCAGTGAAATGTTACTAGCGGGGATAGATACT GTGGCATTTTCTGTGACGTCAGTATTATACAATTTGGCTATGAACCCAGAAGTACAAGATAAGTTACGCGAAGAAATACATTCAGAGAAGGCCAGTAAACGATACTTGAAGGCTTGTATTAAAGAAGCATTAAGAATATATCCAGTTGTATCGACCAACCTGAGACGAACAACTAAAGACCATATCGTGAGAGGATACCATATTCCTGCAGGG ATTGACATACTGTCGCCTAACGAATTCTTAAGTAAAATGGAAAAATACTATCCAGAACCCACACAATTTATTCCAGAAAGGTGGATTGTGGAAAAATCAAATCCATTATACCATGGTAACAGTCATCCAATGGTAACCCAACCCTTTGGGTTTGGAGTAAGATCCTGTATTGGTAGACGTATTGCCGAACTGGAAATTGAAATTTTGATACAAAAACTGATTGGTGAACTTAAAGTAACTTGGACAGGACCTCCCATTGAAACTGAAACTAAAGTATTGAATGCATTTAAGAAACCATATCATTTTAAGTTTGAACAACTTTAA